GTCTTTCTGGGTGGCCACTGGTGGTATTTTAGGGACCCTGTCACGATATGGGATGGACACTCTTTTCCCCATTCCCCACATCTCCCACCCGAGTTTCCCCTGGACCACTTTTTGGATTAATATCAGTGGAGCCGCCTTACTGGGATTCCTGATTGCATGGACGGAGGAAACTCATAATCACCCTAAATGGCTCAGGCCATTCGGGGCAATTGGTTTTTGCGGGGCCTACACCACTCTCTCCACCGCCAATGTGGAGTTTATCATCCTCTGCCGCGCCGACCTCGCAGGAACTGCGCTGACTTACATCGCGGCAAGTATCTTCTGCGGGTTGATCGCCGTCACCCTCACGACAGCCATCGCCGTGGCGGTGTTTACAAAAGGTACCCGCACACAAAAGGCGTCACACCCATGAGCACCCTTATCCTTCTGGCGATTTGTGGGGCACTCGGTTCCCTTCTCCGATACCATGTCGGGGCCTTTGTCCACTCATCAGTGAACCGGGTCCTCGCATCGGAAAAAGAATTTCCTTACGGGACATTATTCGTGAATGTATTCGGTTCCTTTATTCTCGGTTTCCTCGTCGGGGTATCGATTCACCACACACTCCCCCCGATTGTCATGACTGCTTTAGGGATCGGTTTTTGCGGGGCATTAACCACTTTCTCCAGCCTCGCCGTCGATGTACAGAGATTCATCCGTGACAGGAGATATCTCCCTGCTTTCTGGAACCTTCTCCTGACTTTTATCCTCGGGATCGGGGCTGCATGGCTTGGTTTCATCCTCACCAAATTCTAGCCCCCCCCTAATGGCAGTCTCTACTCTCAGAATTTATGCCCCGATTTTTTTGAGCGCCTCGCGCAAGTTCCACTTCCGGGCAGTCAAAGCCTCAAAAGCAATTTGCGCGGGACAACCGGCGATTTGGGAAACAGTCCGAATGGCCCGGGCCTTGAGTTTTTCATTCGTGGGCGCGACATCGATCATATAGTTACTGATCACTTTACCGATTTTGACCATCGAAAGGGTCGTTAACATATTGAGCACGAGTTTTGTCGCCGTGCCCGAACGCAACCGCGTGGAGCCTGTCAAAGTTTCCGGGCCTGTGGCCAGATGAATACTGACATCCGGACGGAAAGGTTCCTCCCCACGCATTTTGGGGTTACAAGAAATCATGATGGTTTTCGCGCGCAATTTGCGCGCCTGGGCCAAGGCCGCCCAGACATAAGGCGTCCTGCCGGAAGCTGCTATCCCGCACACGACATCTTTCGATGTGATCCCCCGGGCCTTCATGACTTCTTCACCGGCCTGACGGTTATCTTCGGCTCCCTCGATGCCAGTCGTAATCGCGCGGGCGCCCCCGGCAATAATACCTTGAACCATCTGCGGTGGTGCACTAA
This DNA window, taken from Verrucomicrobiota bacterium, encodes the following:
- the crcB gene encoding fluoride efflux transporter CrcB; this translates as MSTLILLAICGALGSLLRYHVGAFVHSSVNRVLASEKEFPYGTLFVNVFGSFILGFLVGVSIHHTLPPIVMTALGIGFCGALTTFSSLAVDVQRFIRDRRYLPAFWNLLLTFILGIGAAWLGFILTKF
- a CDS encoding CrcB family protein → MESLSLTLTCTHPYFTNPHRPSIIMPHKSSIIRKIISPFYGSFWVATGGILGTLSRYGMDTLFPIPHISHPSFPWTTFWINISGAALLGFLIAWTEETHNHPKWLRPFGAIGFCGAYTTLSTANVEFIILCRADLAGTALTYIAASIFCGLIAVTLTTAIAVAVFTKGTRTQKASHP